A single window of Pontibacillus chungwhensis DNA harbors:
- a CDS encoding PilZ domain-containing protein — translation MYFKRNEPFRYTFGTPVMGQVKNPEAENKVDMKIWDISQHGMRIELLQSFQTKENDTVHVFFTLLDQEFSAVGTVKWVKSIAGVPQVGIDLDTDSTWRQTLVQTLKQYAKNHI, via the coding sequence ATGTATTTTAAACGAAATGAACCATTCCGATACACGTTCGGGACTCCTGTTATGGGACAAGTAAAGAACCCTGAAGCAGAAAACAAAGTTGACATGAAAATTTGGGATATCAGTCAGCATGGAATGCGCATTGAACTATTACAATCGTTTCAGACAAAGGAAAACGATACCGTCCATGTCTTTTTCACCCTTCTTGATCAAGAGTTTTCAGCAGTCGGGACTGTGAAGTGGGTAAAATCGATTGCGGGAGTGCCTCAAGTAGGAATTGATTTAGATACCGATTCTACGTGGAGACAAACGCTCGTGCAAACCTTAAAACAATATGCTAAAAATCATATCTAA
- the lepB gene encoding signal peptidase I, with protein MKNKILKEILDWTKAIGFALILAFAIRHFVFATSIVEGTSMDPTLEDGERVMYNKFVYLVGEPERGDIVIIQRPTKNYVKRIIGLPGDTVEVTEDHTLYVNGEKVEQDYLNQQAIQGTRAFPEKEVPEDEYFVMGDNRIVSKDSRNGLGFINHDEVIGRSELVIYPFDEFNWTR; from the coding sequence TTGAAGAATAAAATCTTAAAGGAAATATTAGACTGGACAAAGGCCATTGGATTTGCCCTTATACTCGCATTTGCGATACGGCATTTTGTGTTTGCCACATCCATTGTAGAGGGAACCAGTATGGATCCTACTTTAGAAGATGGCGAGCGTGTTATGTATAATAAGTTCGTTTATTTAGTAGGTGAACCTGAACGAGGAGACATTGTGATCATCCAACGTCCAACCAAAAACTATGTAAAACGTATCATCGGTTTGCCTGGTGATACGGTTGAAGTAACTGAAGATCACACTTTATATGTAAATGGTGAGAAAGTAGAACAAGATTACCTCAATCAACAAGCTATTCAAGGAACTCGAGCTTTTCCTGAAAAGGAAGTTCCTGAAGATGAATATTTCGTAATGGGAGATAATCGGATTGTTTCTAAAGATAGCCGTAATGGACTTGGCTTTATTAACCATGATGAAGTCATCGGACGATCAGAATTGGTCATTTACCCATTTGATGAATTTAACTGGACACGCTAA